NNNNNNNNNNNNNNNNNNNNNNNNNNNNNNNNNNNNNNNNNNNNNNNNNNNNNNNNNNNNNNNNNNNNNNNNNNNNNNNNNNNNNNNNNNNNNNNNNNNNNNNNNNNNNNNNNNNNNNNNNNNNNNNNNNNNNNNNNNNNNNNNNNNNNNNNNNNNNNNNNNNNNNNNNNNNNNNNNNNNNNNNNNNNNNNNNNNNNNNNNNNNNNNNNNNNNNNNgcaaaagaatcaatggattctattccagtaggagcgggaaccaaccggtgattagccgtactgtgacagagtgcgtgagcattagttttcactgcgaggatgggatgtagccatcagccatgggtgatgcctccagacgattagccgtgcgactgacaaccgcataggatcattttcccgagaggatgaaagtagccacagttgatggtgaacccctatacaaagcttgccatggaaaggagtaagaaggattgagtagaagcagtaggagagcaggcgtccttgggctctacagcatctccatccgcttatctgaaattcccaccaatgaatctgcataagcattctatcccttttattattcctttttatttattatttattccaataatcacaattccccttttttctgcctaactgagatttgcaaggtgaccatagcttgcttcataccaacaatctctgtgggatcgacccttactcacgtaaggtttattacttggacgacccagtacacttgctggttagttgaacagagttgtgtccactcgtgctaatttctaaaatccaattacaatgaatatgatcacaatttcgtccaccaaccaCCATCAGCACACTAAAGCTACACGGCGTGAAACGatagagaaaatgaaaattacCACCATCTACCACAAGCTACGCCTAAAAACAATAGTGCTCACCCTCCCCAAAATAAACACCACGAGCGCTATCCTAAACTCAATActaaaaagcaaagaaaaaagagcGACAATCCCAGCAcatgcaagaaaagtaaaaataaacaaagataatgaaaacaaaaaagaatgacACCAACCTGATACAACTAAAACTGAGTCGAAGTAGAACACAAAACCAACGCGCGAATGATAGAGAGAACCAAGAACACCAAAAGCAGAAGACGAAGCGGTTCGATTGATAGCAAAGGTGGAGGAAGAGAAGTGAACCCAAAGAGAGgtaaatgaaaagaaataaagagttACTAAAgcgttttcgaaaataaaggtCATGGTGAAAAGAATGAAACGTCCCCTCGCATTTAATGCCATTATGACGCATTGAAACACGCAAAACCCCCTTCGGGAAGGGTAACGGGCATATGATAAGACGCCTAAAAATAAGACCCAATCCGGCATAAGCAATAACCCCCCCCTTCGGCGTGGCACCGAGATCATCTGCCCACGAGCGTGGTCCCTGAACCAACCACCCGGGACCTGGCATCCTCCTATAGACTCGAAAACCCCGATAAAAGCCACTAGACGGCAGGCAAACGACCTCCAGCGACGAAGACCGACCTTGCTTGCTTTCCCACTGCGGGGGTAATTGTTATGGATCTGGCCCACGGATCCTACATTTGGAGCGGCCTCCCAACCCGGTTATCCCGGTTTAACCCACCTCCCTCTTCTAGAAGGCCCGAACTGGCCTACTAGGCTCTTCAACCAAGATTCAAATTTGAATACCTCCCTTATCTTAaccaaataagataagataagataattaccATCGCCTATATATAGGAGAGCCCCAGACCTCCTTAGGTACGTCATTCACTCTACACACCTTATACCTCTCagatccattctgacttgaATATCGAAgtatctttgcaggtaccaaCCCATTGCTCCATGTCAGATGATCTGACCACTGTTTCGACCCACAGGTTCACGATCCATCTCACAACCCGTACCGGGGTTCTCCAGTATAGTTAGCTAGAAGAGGATTTGTTTTGCACTATTTTcctaaatcaaaataaacatGTAGTGCCACTGTTATTAAAAGAAGAATACGAAAAAATttccaaaagaaaaaatggattttttgaataaagatattttttggacaaataaatactaaaatgaATAAGAGGGAAGAAGATAAGAATAGTGACATTTTGTTGAAGAAGATTTCAGAAAAATGGGTTGAGCATAATAAGAACAGAGATgcacaaataataaaatcaagtaaacagtaaaaaaatcaagtaaaaaaaatatacctaTGGAAtgaaaatatagtaaaaattttggaaattgCTACAACAATGaggtgcaattttattttttgtttctccttttatattttgtttatgtaGTTATTTTATGTCCAATCTCATAAATTTATGTGTCCAGTTTCataaatttaaagttttttagaattttgcaactttttcttttatttttttgtttttcctatTTGGTAATAAACATAGAAACtttgaaagaaaatataaaattatttacaaattatAACATAAAGATTTTTGTATCTCTCCCTCatctttctctatttctcttagtttcttttgtttttctttctaaaaacaaagaataaaagagaaaaaactaataaaaatataaaataaaaaagatgaagaagaaaaagaaagaagaaaaagcaaaatagaaaaaatacaaagtagaaaaaaaatagtagccaaaagaaaaaaaataataaatgttataacaacaaaaaaagaagaaatgcaTGACACTTttgtttaggtaattttttttggacCAATGAACAACTAGACCATTTAGTTGGACTTTAccgtaaaaaataatttaattggttTTTGGGATTTAAAAGCCAAACAATTATTggctaaaataatttttcttcctAATTTATTTGTCCAAAAAGTCGTTTCTATTTTCTTTAAGCCATGGGCACCTTTAGATACATAGTTAGAAAACAGAACCTTAGAGAAAGAAGTTCGCTTCCCCTCGTTACATCCATCAATGTATTTGATTAATGcttaaaatatttgtatttacAAGAGGGATAATAATATGCTATATGAATATGCTAATTATTAATAAGAGGGTGAGTATTAAACTACAAAATAATTAGCACTACTTTCTCGTGGTTCTGACGGAAGCATCATATGCACCTCCATTTAATTTTAGCCTAGCTAGTTAGGCTCTAACTATGTATATAAATATGGCTTGATCATTATGTTCTTCAACGTCTCAAGTTAAATCGCACATATATTGTGGTCATTCTTTACACTATTAAGGGGTAAGGCTACAAAGGGAGGCTAAAAATGCCTACACTTGTTGCCCAGCCCTATTCTTTGAGCCTCAACCCCGTTCTTACTGCGTCAGGCGTTAAGGGCAAACCAGTAACTTCATTGTCCTCCGAAGGCGATGGAATCTTTGGTTACATTCAATCTGTGATTCATGACAAACAAGAAACGGAATCGCCGTTCATGGTTCTTGATTTAGGGGTAGTTATGGACCTCATGGACAAGTGGCGCACGATGCTTCGAATGGTTCAACCGTTCTATGCGGTAAAGTGCAACCCTGACCCGTCCTTGCTTGGATCATTAGCAGCGATGGGTTCGAGTTTCGATTGCGCCAGCAAATCAGAGATCGAAGCAGTTTTGTCCCTCGGCGTCTCGCCGAATTGCATCATCTACGCTAATCCATGCAAATCGGAGTCGCACATTAAGTACGCCGCTAGCGTCGGTGTCAACGTAACAACCTTTGATTCAGAATATGAGGTTGAAAAGATCCGAAAATGGCACCCTGAATGCGAGCTTCTCCTCCGCATAAAACCTCCAGAAGATGGTGGTGCGCGATGTGCATTAGGTCGCAAATATGGCGCACTACCGGAGGAAGTTCCGACGCTCCTCCAAGCCGCAAACGATGCAGGCTTGAAGGTCATCGGAGTTTCCTTCCACATCGGTAGTGGAGATGCCGATTCGAGAGCCTACCATGGCGCCATCGCTGCCGCTAAAGGAGTTTTTGAAATGGCTTCTCAATTAGGCATGGCTAAAATGCACGTGCTGGATATTGGTGGAGGCTTCACATCTGGCCCAGGGTTCGATGCAGCTGCAATGCACGTGAACAAAGCTCTTGAATCCAACTTTGGAAACGAAGAGGGCATAACGGTAATTGGAGAACCAGGCCGTTACTTTGCGGAAACGGCTTTTACGTTCGCGACAAAGATCATTGGGAAGCGCGTGAGGGGAGAGTTGAGGGAGTATTGGATTAGCGATGGGATTTACGGGAGTTTTAACTGCATAATGTTCGACTTTGCAACCGTCACGTGCAGGCCTCTGGTTATGTGCGGTGAGAATATGGTTCCCATGTGCTTTAAAGACTCGAAAACATTCTCGTCTACTGTGTTTGGGCCCACATGTGATTCGCTTGATACGGTGCTGAGGAACACGCAGCTTCCCGAGCTGCATGCGAATGACTGGCTTGTGTTCCCTAACATGGGTGCTTATACCACCGCTGCAGGGAGCAATTTCAATGGGTTTAGTGCTTCAGCCATCACTACCTACCTTGTATATTCAACTCCTATAGCCTAGGGAAAAGACTTAGTTATGAGTTCTCATCCATATGGCTTAGATTAACTTGATAGGCTACAACAAGAtctatattttgtaattttgaatTATACGTCTACATCAAAAGTAGTAGCGTGAGGTTCTCAATCTCAGTTTGCATCgctgtgtgtgtttttttttttctttttgtttttttttttatctttctttttaatttgatgACCAAAGTTACGggtaagaaattaaaattgataataGTACAACATTGCATTTGTTAATGCATCTGAATGAATATCATTCgtcaaatttaatttcaaaaagcaTCACCATTCTTTACCAATCACCAACAATAATTTTCGTCAAAGAATAAAATTTCATATAACATGAGATATCatgacaaatttttatttattagtttcAACTCGTTTTGTCTTGGCTTTGAGAAAGATAATATTTCATGATATTATATTGGCATGGGTGCAACCAGGGACGGATTTACATCTAATGGAGGCAATTATTCTTACTATAATTTGGAATTTTATTAagtacactacaagaaaataagtTTTCTATCACGCTTTTAAAGTGTgccaaaaaatgcaaaaaagcgTGCCGATAGCTTTTCGTTACGCTTTTTGAGCTATCGGCATACTTTTGAAAGGGTCACATTTGCAAGCGTTCTGATtgctctatcgccacgcttttgttGATCTATCGACACACTTTTTTATTGGCACGCTTACATCTCTTGCCACGCTTAAAAAGCATACCAAAAAGTGCACATATCGCCACGCTTCTAGAAGCGTGCCCAGTGAAATGGTTTTGGCTACACTTCAAAAGCGTGCCGATAGAGGAAGATATGACTACGTTTTTTAAGAGTGCCGATTGAGGAATATATAGCTACGCTTTTTAAGCGTGCCGATAGAGGATTACGAGAAGATATGGCTACGCTTAAAAAGCGTGCCAATAGCCAAAAATAAGAGTATAAGTTGGATCAAAATACTTATGGTTATACTTGCCTATAAATCTTCTTAATTAAATAttgcaaaattaatatataattttaaattaaccaATCCaacatacataaatttttatcatatttgttaacaaaaaaataaaatttattatttgaaaaatacaaCATAGATATCATTAAAGctgcaataaaagaaaaagtcaaaaTTTGTGATTCGAAGAACAAGAAAACTGTTCTTGTCTGAAGACCAAAGCAGCTTTGGCTCATTTACACTTTTCACAAGTTCTGATATGAGTGACTCCACACCTTCCTCATCAATGACCAAAACCACTGTTTCAGCTGCCTTCTTAGCTAAAGCTTGATCCTcctagaatataaaataaataaaatcagatTATGTATTCAAAGAACAACTTCTTCTCcactaataaaagaaattctcTTTACAAGTCACTATCAATTAATGGCATGTGCCAGCGTTACTTAAGAGTTAGTATTATAACATAAAGCTTAATCTCAAGTGTCATTTCTTTACCACCTATGTTGTTCAACTAGTATATGCCATGGGAACTACCAAAATTCTAGTATTTTTTggcaatttatttttgttgaaactTTGTTAGAGAAATACTGACAAAACGTGTGGTTAGAAGAATGTTTTTACATTCCTAGGAATATTACACCAAAAATCTTATATCAGAATGATCTTACAATATAAGATTCCTAAGAATATGAAAACTTTTCATGAACCACACACCTCTTGACAGTTGACAGTAATGGTTTTATTGTAAATGGGTAGGGggtaaatttaatatattatagtcTGTAAACTCATATTATTCATGTTTCGCACAcgtttagaaaaagaaaaaaaatactcaatgaAGATGGTTCAAATGAATTATAATTGCAGGGTTAATTCCTGACCTCAAGAGCTCTTTCTTCATcgtacataaattttgaaagtTTCTTCATAATTTCTGTACTGCCAGCTGCAGCCAGTGCCCTGCTTATCTGGACAGTTCATAACACACAAGCcaaagataaatatttatatacctCTAAACTCATTACACAATCATTTTTAAGTTAAAAACATCATATAAAATACTACTCAACAGCAATTCATAAAAGAAGGTTCATGTAAAACACATATATGACCACTGCTATCAAGTAAATGGAGTGTGtttttgtgtgtgtgtatatatacaAGTAGAAAAATACTgtgaaaaagaagtagaagcAGTTCTATGACATCGA
The genomic region above belongs to Arachis duranensis cultivar V14167 chromosome 3, aradu.V14167.gnm2.J7QH, whole genome shotgun sequence and contains:
- the LOC107493616 gene encoding ornithine decarboxylase-like — encoded protein: MPTLVAQPYSLSLNPVLTASGVKGKPVTSLSSEGDGIFGYIQSVIHDKQETESPFMVLDLGVVMDLMDKWRTMLRMVQPFYAVKCNPDPSLLGSLAAMGSSFDCASKSEIEAVLSLGVSPNCIIYANPCKSESHIKYAASVGVNVTTFDSEYEVEKIRKWHPECELLLRIKPPEDGGARCALGRKYGALPEEVPTLLQAANDAGLKVIGVSFHIGSGDADSRAYHGAIAAAKGVFEMASQLGMAKMHVLDIGGGFTSGPGFDAAAMHVNKALESNFGNEEGITVIGEPGRYFAETAFTFATKIIGKRVRGELREYWISDGIYGSFNCIMFDFATVTCRPLVMCGENMVPMCFKDSKTFSSTVFGPTCDSLDTVLRNTQLPELHANDWLVFPNMGAYTTAAGSNFNGFSASAITTYLVYSTPIA